Proteins encoded in a region of the Candidatus Moanabacter tarae genome:
- the hdaH gene encoding Histone deacetylase-like amidohydrolase, producing MMNEGVFIYHPNCELHYTGSLHPETSVRAKVVYEQIKGSSLAEELEFIEPESAKLKWIELNHSRNYIQSVERACREGDEVLDSGDTRCSPDSYMAGCLAVGGALAGIDAVMGNGYRYAFSCARPPGHHARNDAAMGFCLFNNVAIAARYAQRRYKLKRVLIVDWDVHHGNGTQESFYNDPSVFFFSLHQFPYYPGSGSSSEKGTGPGLGSTMNLPMAAGSSMSLYREDFDSIIRSIAEEFGPQLVLISAGFDAHQSDPLATMNFLEEDFAELTSKVRELADSHCQGRIVSIMEGGYNLRALSRSVKAHLKSLL from the coding sequence ATGATGAACGAAGGAGTATTTATTTATCATCCTAATTGCGAATTGCACTACACAGGAAGTCTCCATCCTGAGACTTCGGTGCGGGCAAAAGTTGTTTATGAGCAAATTAAGGGAAGCTCGTTGGCAGAGGAACTTGAGTTTATTGAACCCGAATCTGCCAAACTTAAGTGGATAGAATTAAATCACTCAAGAAACTATATTCAATCAGTTGAGAGGGCTTGCAGGGAGGGAGATGAAGTTTTAGATTCAGGTGATACTCGTTGTTCGCCTGATTCCTACATGGCTGGGTGTCTTGCCGTGGGTGGTGCTCTTGCAGGGATTGATGCGGTAATGGGAAACGGTTACCGATATGCCTTTTCCTGCGCCCGCCCGCCTGGGCATCACGCCCGTAATGATGCAGCAATGGGATTCTGTCTCTTCAATAATGTGGCTATTGCAGCTCGATATGCTCAGAGGCGTTATAAACTCAAACGAGTACTGATAGTCGATTGGGATGTTCATCATGGAAACGGAACCCAAGAGAGTTTTTATAACGATCCCTCAGTTTTTTTCTTTAGCTTGCATCAATTCCCCTATTACCCCGGTTCGGGATCTTCTTCCGAGAAGGGAACTGGACCAGGCTTGGGGTCAACAATGAATCTTCCTATGGCGGCGGGGTCTTCTATGTCTCTTTATCGCGAGGATTTCGACTCTATTATTCGATCTATAGCAGAAGAATTTGGGCCTCAGCTCGTTCTCATTTCAGCGGGATTCGATGCACATCAGTCAGATCCTCTCGCCACTATGAATTTTCTAGAGGAGGATTTTGCAGAACTTACATCAAAGGTCAGGGAGCTGGCTGATTCCCACTGTCAAGGTCGCATTGTTTCAATTATGGAAGGTGGATACAATTTGAGAGCATTATCCCGGAGCGTAAAAGCTCATTTAAAGTCTTTGTTATAA
- the arsC gene encoding Arsenate reductase, translating to MAEAWANALYPLSLKAQSAGLEPGTINPYVIRAMAEVNIDISKSSPTPLVNVIMTKSIFNYVITVCDESSSGKCPVFPSSSTKLHWNFPDPSKFIGNEEQVMKDVRKIRDSIKDKVSEFGKKIMYKK from the coding sequence ATGGCAGAAGCGTGGGCAAATGCTCTATATCCCCTTTCGCTTAAGGCTCAAAGTGCTGGTCTAGAACCCGGAACAATAAATCCTTATGTAATTCGGGCAATGGCTGAGGTCAACATAGACATCTCTAAAAGTTCTCCTACTCCTCTAGTTAATGTCATTATGACCAAATCAATTTTCAACTACGTTATAACGGTTTGCGACGAAAGTTCATCCGGAAAATGTCCCGTATTCCCTAGCTCCTCAACTAAACTCCACTGGAACTTCCCCGACCCTTCAAAATTCATTGGTAACGAAGAGCAGGTTATGAAAGATGTGCGAAAAATACGAGATTCAATAAAAGATAAGGTTTCTGAATTCGGAAAAAAAATCATGTATAAAAAGTAA
- the qrcA gene encoding Menaquinone reductase, multiheme cytochrome c subunit, with product MANIFPKWANTVPLKVLLGLLLLVGVISGGITYYATPKYTRVGYQPKQPVAFDHNLHVEQVGLDCRYCHTFVDRSEHSNVPDAGTCMNCHSMIKQNSPALALIRESYSSGEPIPWVRVHKTPDYVFFNHSVHVNRGISCVECHGQVNRMKEVYHAKSLGMAFCLDCHRHPDKAVRPLEKVYDLDWKATNVNAQIEEGSERVKKWEVNAPLSCSGCHR from the coding sequence ATGGCTAATATTTTCCCCAAGTGGGCCAATACGGTCCCGCTAAAGGTTCTTTTAGGTCTTCTTTTGTTGGTTGGAGTTATTTCAGGAGGAATAACTTACTACGCTACACCAAAATATACTCGCGTAGGCTATCAGCCTAAGCAACCAGTAGCGTTCGATCACAATCTTCATGTTGAGCAAGTTGGTCTGGATTGCCGCTATTGTCATACATTCGTTGATCGATCTGAACATTCGAATGTGCCAGACGCGGGTACTTGTATGAACTGCCACTCCATGATTAAACAGAATAGTCCTGCCTTAGCTCTCATTCGGGAAAGTTACAGTTCAGGCGAACCAATACCTTGGGTACGAGTGCATAAAACTCCCGACTACGTGTTCTTTAACCACTCTGTTCATGTTAATAGGGGTATTAGTTGCGTTGAGTGTCATGGGCAGGTGAACAGGATGAAGGAAGTTTACCACGCAAAATCCTTGGGCATGGCATTTTGTCTGGATTGTCACCGTCATCCTGATAAAGCAGTGAGGCCTCTTGAAAAGGTCTATGATTTGGATTGGAAGGCAACTAACGTTAACGCCCAAATTGAAGAAGGAAGTGAACGTGTAAAAAAATGGGAAGTAAATGCTCCCTTAAGTTGTTCGGGATGCCATCGGTGA
- the qrcC gene encoding Menaquinone reductase, iron-sulfur cluster-binding subunit — protein sequence MGSKCSLKLFGMPSVKKNKQSISETRQGKLGRRYWKSLDELAQTPNFRQWVEREFPQGASELDGSNRRHFLKIMAASFGVAGLGLSGCRRPEQYILPHSKQPELDIPGVPINYATSFPRSRDNIPLVVETHQHRPTKIEGNGIYEPYRGATDLQAQSSVLDLYDPDRVKQSSRRTTTLSRAQVNDFLSSLSRKHESTGGQGIAFLAEGSTSPTRKRLVSAIKKRLPRALWAEFDPIDHDRSEIAAERLFGRRLRPLPNLQKAKRILSLDCDFLNSEPGHLRNAADYASTRRVSSPREAEKMSRLYQVESTFSSTGMMADHRLRISSSRIGSIAAHLVAEVLDLTNREASLSQLLRKKAAGLGKDEDWLKNCAKDLVHHSGKALVMVGGHLPIAVHELVHFANELLEGLGKTVEYLEVPRTEAESIYDLVDAIDRGRVETLIVLGGNPAYNAPNDSNWKDAQRKVPEVVRYGYYFDETSLLAEYHIAATHYLESWSDGRTFDGTLVPVQPMIHPLFDGYQEIEVMARLAGLKETDPYFHVSETLKTVTANRDSEIGFEKFLSDGYLPNSEYESVLLNANLNRIRKVASSFKLDGTPPSIEDLEVRIDPDSRVSDGRFNNNGWLQECPDPLTKITWDNAILVSPKLALELGYDPGTDRSPVTKIFDSFIASSRRYNQFEQGREVAPMVALTIDNTTVEGPIHIHPGMADYTVAVSLGYGREKVGRVGNGTGFNFYPFFGGKTPGIARGAKIDLTGHSYLLANTQEHWSMEGRAIIREGNLKEFEENHDFVETIGIESHSPPVYGKDKNLSQQAKALNQPRGESLYKTPTFGGAQQWGMSIDLNTCTGCNACVISCQSENSIPIVGKDQVTRGREMHWIRLDRYYAGGDLNESKQTIPNDPQVTVQPMLCQHCETAPCEQVCPVNATVHDDEGLNVMAYNRCVGTRYCSNNCPYKVRRFNFFDWNKREIGEAYKGPMGKIANSDLGELQKNPDVTVRMRGVMEKCTFCQQRIQEAKIKQKVKARDSNDVKVPDGVIKTACEQVCPTESIVFGDVADPESRVSKRKKSELNYSVLGYLNTRPRTTYLARIRNPNPEMPDYHEYPLSRMEYEEKSGHGVHDSHEGHSLDKLSKGNGHGDH from the coding sequence ATGGGAAGTAAATGCTCCCTTAAGTTGTTCGGGATGCCATCGGTGAAGAAAAATAAACAAAGTATAAGTGAGACCCGGCAAGGAAAGCTTGGGAGACGTTATTGGAAGAGCTTAGATGAATTGGCGCAGACTCCAAATTTTCGTCAATGGGTTGAACGTGAATTTCCTCAAGGGGCTTCGGAGCTGGATGGATCGAACCGACGTCATTTCCTTAAAATCATGGCAGCATCTTTTGGTGTTGCTGGCCTCGGGCTTTCTGGGTGCCGCAGGCCAGAGCAGTATATACTTCCACATTCAAAACAGCCAGAATTGGATATACCGGGCGTACCTATAAATTACGCTACCTCTTTTCCTCGGAGCCGAGATAACATTCCCCTCGTTGTTGAAACGCATCAGCATCGGCCCACTAAAATTGAAGGAAATGGAATCTACGAACCCTATCGGGGGGCGACGGATCTTCAGGCGCAATCGAGTGTTCTCGATCTCTACGATCCCGATCGGGTGAAACAAAGTAGCCGGAGGACAACCACCTTAAGTCGAGCTCAGGTAAATGACTTTTTGAGTTCCCTTTCTAGAAAGCATGAATCAACTGGAGGCCAAGGTATCGCTTTCCTCGCTGAGGGATCGACCTCCCCCACCAGGAAACGTCTCGTATCGGCTATCAAGAAAAGGCTTCCGCGTGCCCTTTGGGCCGAATTTGATCCTATAGACCACGACCGATCCGAAATAGCAGCAGAACGTTTATTTGGAAGACGTCTGCGTCCGCTTCCAAATTTACAAAAAGCAAAGCGGATTCTCTCATTGGATTGTGACTTTTTAAATTCTGAACCGGGTCATTTAAGGAATGCGGCTGATTATGCGTCCACCCGTCGTGTTAGTTCTCCCCGTGAAGCGGAAAAAATGAGCCGGCTTTATCAGGTTGAGAGCACCTTCAGCTCAACGGGAATGATGGCGGATCATCGACTTCGGATTTCGAGTAGTCGAATTGGCAGTATTGCCGCACATTTGGTTGCTGAAGTCCTCGATCTTACCAATCGTGAAGCTTCCCTATCTCAACTTCTAAGGAAAAAGGCAGCGGGTCTAGGAAAAGATGAGGATTGGCTGAAGAATTGTGCTAAGGACTTAGTTCATCATAGTGGCAAAGCCTTGGTTATGGTTGGGGGACATCTACCGATTGCGGTTCATGAACTAGTTCACTTTGCTAACGAATTGCTTGAAGGGTTGGGAAAGACGGTAGAATATTTGGAAGTGCCAAGAACAGAGGCGGAATCTATCTATGATCTTGTGGATGCTATTGATAGAGGCCGGGTGGAAACACTTATTGTTTTGGGTGGGAATCCAGCTTATAATGCACCAAATGATTCCAATTGGAAAGATGCGCAGAGGAAAGTACCTGAGGTCGTTCGCTATGGATACTATTTTGATGAGACTTCGCTTCTTGCAGAATACCATATCGCAGCTACCCACTATCTCGAATCTTGGAGTGATGGGAGGACCTTCGATGGAACCTTGGTCCCAGTGCAACCTATGATTCATCCTCTCTTTGATGGCTATCAGGAGATCGAAGTCATGGCGCGTCTTGCGGGATTGAAGGAAACGGACCCGTACTTTCATGTTTCGGAGACTCTCAAAACGGTCACGGCAAATCGGGATTCGGAAATTGGGTTCGAAAAATTTTTGAGCGATGGGTATCTCCCAAATTCCGAGTACGAGTCCGTATTACTGAACGCTAATCTGAATCGGATTCGTAAAGTTGCGAGTAGCTTTAAACTGGATGGCACTCCTCCTTCTATAGAAGATTTAGAGGTCCGCATTGACCCCGACAGCAGGGTCTCTGATGGCCGCTTTAACAACAACGGGTGGTTGCAAGAGTGTCCTGATCCTCTAACTAAGATCACCTGGGATAACGCTATATTAGTAAGCCCTAAATTGGCCCTGGAACTTGGTTATGACCCGGGTACAGACCGGTCTCCAGTAACCAAAATTTTTGACAGTTTCATCGCATCCTCGAGACGATACAATCAATTTGAACAGGGTCGCGAAGTAGCGCCGATGGTGGCTCTGACTATTGACAATACAACGGTGGAAGGTCCAATTCATATTCATCCAGGAATGGCTGACTATACGGTGGCAGTAAGCCTTGGTTATGGAAGAGAAAAAGTTGGTAGAGTTGGCAATGGAACTGGGTTTAATTTCTATCCCTTTTTCGGAGGTAAAACACCTGGCATTGCCAGAGGAGCAAAAATTGACCTAACTGGTCATAGCTACCTCCTGGCTAATACTCAAGAGCATTGGTCGATGGAGGGCCGGGCTATCATTCGCGAGGGCAACCTTAAAGAGTTTGAGGAGAATCACGATTTTGTTGAGACTATTGGGATCGAGTCTCACTCTCCACCGGTTTACGGGAAGGACAAGAATCTTTCACAACAAGCAAAAGCGCTGAATCAACCTCGTGGAGAATCCCTTTACAAAACCCCAACTTTTGGAGGCGCACAGCAATGGGGTATGAGCATCGATTTAAATACTTGTACTGGATGCAACGCGTGCGTCATTTCCTGCCAAAGTGAAAACAGTATCCCAATTGTGGGTAAAGATCAGGTAACTCGTGGTCGTGAAATGCATTGGATCCGATTAGATCGTTATTACGCAGGCGGTGATCTTAATGAGAGTAAACAAACGATACCCAACGATCCTCAGGTTACTGTCCAGCCTATGCTATGCCAGCATTGTGAAACCGCGCCTTGTGAACAGGTTTGTCCGGTAAACGCTACCGTGCATGATGATGAAGGTCTTAATGTAATGGCCTACAATCGATGCGTTGGAACACGATATTGTTCCAATAATTGTCCATATAAGGTACGGCGTTTTAATTTTTTCGATTGGAATAAACGAGAAATTGGCGAGGCTTACAAGGGTCCAATGGGGAAGATTGCAAATTCCGATTTAGGAGAATTGCAGAAGAACCCTGATGTTACTGTAAGAATGCGAGGAGTTATGGAAAAGTGTACCTTTTGCCAGCAGCGCATTCAGGAGGCGAAAATCAAACAAAAGGTTAAGGCACGTGATTCTAATGACGTTAAGGTGCCTGATGGAGTTATCAAAACTGCATGTGAACAAGTTTGTCCTACCGAATCGATTGTGTTCGGGGACGTTGCTGATCCTGAATCTAGAGTCTCAAAAAGGAAGAAATCCGAACTTAATTACTCCGTTCTCGGATATCTCAATACGCGACCGCGAACCACCTATTTGGCAAGAATAAGGAACCCCAATCCTGAAATGCCGGACTATCATGAGTATCCTCTTAGTCGAATGGAGTATGAGGAAAAATCCGGACATGGAGTGCATGATTCGCATGAAGGACATAGTTTGGATAAATTGAGCAAGGGAAATGGGCATGGCGACCATTGA
- the ccoN1 gene encoding Cbb3-type cytochrome c oxidase subunit CcoN1, whose protein sequence is MASNPELSKVSLDQRLRWPTVHFFLAAGKWLIVASLFGLISSIQDINPSFLAGFEWLTYGKTKAVFMNSLIYGWGFNAAFGVVLWMMARLCGSVACKCNILFVGGVFWQLGLIVGVVGILIGDMTSVLWLEMPTYAAGILLVSYTVMGTWGIITFLHRLTRNVYIAQCYFLGALFWFPWLYTVAQMMLFWWPVRGTLQPLLNWWYVQGVIGMWFAPIAVGAAYYLIPKILGKKILHYNYAIAAFWLWALFSSWAGMSDLAGSPVPAWIVTSGIIASVLLLVPIVIISVNLHGVSIFNLGKIRKNPSLRFIVFSSVFFSILGLLSALISLRTVSSVLRFTYFTEGYFYHALLGFYTMAMFGSIYFVLPQLLDRKWSSNSLLGFHYWVSGGGISVVLISLYLGGWLQGIQVSSLNEEGVASYSISEISRFASTWLFLKLIGIAAFVLGNFVFVFNLMSMLLSYLGDGVLKQFQFEIDMEPFKEKAARILYGTRYDRQI, encoded by the coding sequence ATGGCGAGTAACCCAGAATTATCGAAAGTTTCTTTAGACCAAAGGCTACGGTGGCCGACTGTCCATTTTTTTCTTGCTGCAGGGAAATGGCTAATCGTTGCCTCGTTGTTTGGATTGATATCATCTATTCAGGATATAAACCCTTCGTTTTTGGCCGGGTTTGAGTGGCTCACATACGGAAAGACAAAGGCAGTATTCATGAATAGTTTGATCTATGGGTGGGGGTTTAATGCTGCCTTTGGAGTTGTTCTTTGGATGATGGCCCGTCTCTGCGGATCCGTAGCATGTAAGTGTAATATTCTTTTCGTTGGAGGCGTCTTTTGGCAGCTTGGGTTGATCGTTGGGGTAGTGGGTATTCTTATCGGCGATATGACTTCAGTTCTTTGGCTAGAAATGCCCACTTATGCGGCCGGAATACTACTTGTTTCTTATACTGTTATGGGGACTTGGGGTATAATTACCTTCCTCCATCGTCTTACCAGAAACGTATATATCGCGCAGTGTTATTTTCTGGGCGCCCTTTTTTGGTTTCCATGGCTCTATACCGTCGCTCAGATGATGCTCTTCTGGTGGCCGGTTCGAGGGACATTGCAGCCGCTCCTTAATTGGTGGTACGTACAGGGTGTGATAGGGATGTGGTTTGCTCCGATCGCCGTCGGGGCAGCTTACTATTTAATTCCAAAAATACTCGGTAAAAAGATTTTGCATTACAACTATGCGATTGCCGCATTCTGGCTTTGGGCGCTTTTTTCAAGCTGGGCGGGAATGTCTGATCTCGCGGGAAGCCCAGTTCCTGCTTGGATCGTGACATCCGGAATCATTGCCTCGGTTCTTCTGCTTGTACCAATAGTGATAATCTCCGTAAATCTGCATGGCGTCAGTATTTTCAATCTTGGGAAAATAAGGAAAAATCCAAGTTTAAGATTTATTGTATTTTCGTCTGTTTTCTTCTCGATTCTTGGACTCCTTAGCGCCCTGATATCCTTGCGTACTGTTAGTAGCGTACTTAGGTTTACTTATTTCACCGAAGGCTATTTTTATCATGCCTTATTGGGCTTCTATACAATGGCGATGTTCGGTTCGATTTACTTTGTTTTACCTCAACTACTGGATCGAAAGTGGTCATCGAATTCGTTACTTGGTTTTCACTATTGGGTAAGTGGAGGTGGAATTAGTGTTGTGCTGATTTCCCTCTACCTTGGGGGTTGGCTCCAGGGTATTCAGGTCTCGAGCCTAAACGAAGAGGGGGTTGCATCATATTCAATTTCCGAGATCTCTAGATTTGCGAGTACCTGGCTATTCCTAAAGTTAATTGGCATTGCTGCCTTTGTTTTGGGTAATTTCGTTTTCGTATTTAATCTGATGTCGATGCTTCTTTCGTATCTAGGTGATGGAGTATTGAAGCAGTTTCAATTCGAGATTGATATGGAACCCTTTAAAGAAAAAGCGGCTAGAATTCTTTATGGTACACGTTACGACCGACAGATATGA
- the cycA gene encoding Cytochrome c-552: MSKRDESEKHNENCGFGDNELHEVHEAKSINRNGSGFGSFPFLIVLIFLFSVLLCWAGFYFVNYSGGFEALAHNEAFDPSGPLPKPPPEESLFEIGREVYVNCVACHQTTGLGIPGVFPPLAGSKWVLGSSEKVPVIILHGIFGPIEVKGQVFNSAMPPLAEVLSNKEIAAVTTFIRTNSEWGNEAKEVTEEMVSILRDQYGVRGMWTAEELSKKYPE, encoded by the coding sequence ATGTCTAAAAGAGACGAAAGCGAAAAGCACAACGAAAATTGTGGCTTCGGTGATAATGAACTTCATGAGGTTCATGAAGCCAAGAGCATCAATCGGAATGGATCGGGGTTTGGTTCTTTCCCTTTTTTGATTGTTCTAATTTTTTTATTTTCAGTTCTCCTTTGCTGGGCTGGGTTCTATTTTGTCAATTATAGTGGCGGGTTCGAGGCTTTGGCGCACAACGAGGCTTTCGATCCTAGTGGGCCGCTGCCCAAGCCTCCTCCGGAGGAATCACTTTTTGAAATTGGACGGGAGGTGTATGTTAATTGTGTTGCCTGCCATCAAACAACTGGCCTCGGTATTCCCGGAGTATTTCCACCTCTTGCTGGATCTAAATGGGTTCTGGGTAGTTCGGAAAAAGTGCCGGTCATTATTTTGCATGGAATTTTTGGTCCAATAGAGGTTAAAGGCCAGGTCTTTAACTCAGCCATGCCCCCCTTAGCAGAAGTGCTTTCCAACAAGGAAATTGCTGCGGTCACGACCTTTATACGTACAAATTCAGAATGGGGGAATGAGGCAAAAGAAGTGACTGAGGAAATGGTTTCCATTCTTCGAGATCAGTACGGAGTCCGTGGTATGTGGACGGCAGAGGAGCTTTCAAAGAAATATCCCGAATAG
- the hldD gene encoding ADP-L-glycero-D-manno-heptose-6-epimerase, which produces MHNLEKGKILVTGGAGFIGSTIIWTLNQLGLENIVVTDLLGTDEKWRNLVPLQFSDYLESNQFRQLLMRDKHHLGDIRTVFHMEACANTAETDASYLIERNYEYSRLLAHWALKIDARYLYASSAATYGKEENNMADETEAIPDLRPLNMYAYSKQMFDLYARNNRMLNRITGLKFFNIFGPNENHKGEMRSVVHKAFQQISDTGTMKLFKSHRKEYDDGKQKRDFLYVKDAAKMILHLAESDAYGIYNIGSGEPHSWIDLVNPIFEEMGITPNIKFVEMPQRMRKNYQYYTQAKLEKLRSTGYKAAVTPLRGAVKETVRDYLIQDKRLGE; this is translated from the coding sequence ATGCATAATTTAGAAAAAGGCAAAATCCTTGTTACTGGAGGCGCTGGATTTATAGGAAGCACGATTATCTGGACACTTAATCAACTGGGTCTTGAAAACATCGTCGTAACGGATCTTTTAGGCACGGATGAAAAATGGCGAAACCTTGTACCTTTACAATTTAGTGATTATCTAGAATCCAATCAATTTCGCCAGCTTCTTATGCGAGACAAACATCATCTAGGTGATATACGTACAGTTTTTCATATGGAAGCATGCGCAAACACAGCTGAGACCGACGCTTCATACCTGATTGAAAGGAACTATGAGTATAGTAGACTGTTAGCCCATTGGGCATTGAAGATCGACGCTCGCTATCTCTACGCTTCTTCAGCAGCTACCTACGGTAAAGAAGAGAACAACATGGCCGATGAGACGGAAGCCATACCGGACCTACGTCCACTCAACATGTATGCATACTCAAAGCAAATGTTCGACCTCTATGCTCGAAATAATAGAATGCTTAATCGGATTACTGGCTTAAAATTTTTTAATATATTTGGGCCTAACGAGAATCACAAGGGGGAGATGAGAAGTGTCGTGCACAAGGCGTTCCAACAGATCTCCGATACGGGTACAATGAAGCTCTTTAAAAGCCATCGGAAAGAATATGATGACGGCAAACAAAAACGGGATTTTCTCTATGTAAAGGATGCAGCAAAGATGATATTGCATCTCGCTGAGAGTGATGCCTATGGAATATATAATATTGGAAGCGGAGAGCCCCATTCCTGGATCGATCTAGTAAATCCGATATTTGAGGAAATGGGAATTACTCCCAATATAAAATTTGTTGAGATGCCGCAGCGTATGCGTAAAAATTACCAATATTACACGCAGGCTAAACTTGAAAAGTTACGTTCTACTGGCTACAAAGCTGCTGTGACTCCTTTACGAGGTGCAGTAAAGGAGACGGTGAGAGACTATTTAATACAAGACAAGAGACTCGGAGAGTGA
- the proC gene encoding Pyrroline-5-carboxylate reductase, whose product MSRVAFIGAGRMATAMVSGLLDTEFCRNTEICCMSAPDGTAEELALKTGIGVVPNLSQLIENADILILAIKPQQLETLEVSKLTSLSGKLVISILAGTKLANLRTKFSEAKNIIRAMPNTPGQIGAGITCYTSSKQMSNEDRISVERILGSMGKVIHLPESQIDAVTALSGSGPAYVFEFVAGLRDAGIEAGLNKEVAYKLAIETTLGSSRLLVRSGETPETLRDLVSSPGGTTLAGLAEMSKADFRGVLRKTVQAAKKRSIELSKPA is encoded by the coding sequence ATGTCTAGGGTTGCATTTATTGGAGCAGGGAGGATGGCAACGGCGATGGTCTCAGGGCTTTTGGACACAGAATTTTGTAGAAATACTGAAATATGCTGTATGAGTGCACCGGACGGAACAGCCGAGGAGCTGGCCTTAAAAACAGGAATAGGGGTTGTACCTAACCTTTCGCAACTTATCGAGAACGCAGATATCTTAATCCTAGCTATTAAGCCTCAGCAATTAGAGACACTGGAAGTTTCAAAACTCACTTCATTGTCAGGAAAGTTAGTGATCTCGATTCTCGCTGGCACAAAACTCGCAAACTTAAGGACAAAATTTTCCGAAGCTAAAAACATCATCCGAGCAATGCCAAACACTCCTGGCCAGATAGGGGCAGGGATAACTTGCTACACATCGAGCAAGCAGATGAGCAATGAAGATAGAATCTCGGTTGAAAGAATACTCGGATCAATGGGGAAAGTAATACACTTACCAGAATCTCAGATCGATGCTGTGACAGCATTAAGCGGAAGCGGTCCAGCCTATGTTTTCGAATTCGTTGCTGGGCTAAGAGATGCTGGAATTGAGGCGGGGCTTAATAAAGAAGTCGCCTACAAATTAGCTATCGAAACAACCCTTGGATCAAGTCGCCTTTTGGTTCGGAGCGGAGAAACCCCAGAAACCTTGAGAGATTTGGTTTCCTCTCCAGGCGGTACAACTCTAGCTGGATTGGCAGAGATGAGCAAAGCCGATTTTAGAGGAGTCCTGCGAAAAACAGTTCAAGCAGCAAAAAAAAGATCAATTGAGTTATCGAAACCTGCTTGA